From the Thermovirga lienii DSM 17291 genome, one window contains:
- a CDS encoding Aldehyde ferredoxin oxidoreductase (PFAM: Aldehyde ferredoxin oxidoreductase, N-terminal domain; Aldehyde ferredoxin oxidoreductase, domains 2 & 3~COGs: COG2414 Aldehyde:ferredoxin oxidoreductase~InterPro IPR013983: IPR001203~KEGG: chy:CHY_1712 aldehyde ferredoxin oxidoreductase, tungsten-containing~PFAM: aldehyde ferredoxin oxidoreductase; Aldehyde ferredoxin oxidoreductase~PRIAM: Aldehyde ferredoxin oxidoreductase~SMART: Aldehyde ferredoxin oxidoreductase~SPTR: Aldehyde ferredoxin oxidoreductase, tungsten-containing), whose translation MQGLKSVFGKMLRVDLSTGTCFVEKAEERALNLFMGGAGLAADIILKETEAKYDPLGSEAPLVIATGPLTGTGAPGCGSVDLCFKSPLTGVWGESRSGSDFGPALRKAGIDVVVITGRAEEPSVLIIDEGSWEVRPWPALKGLSTSKKTKAIKDELGGDFEVGCIGPAGENLVKFASVMFGDASRAAGRSGAGTVMGSKNLLAVAVRGKKKFPIREAQKFMALCRDISRRLISDPGNAIWAQEGTTGELARADAAGDFPTKNWEANSWGKGAALFKHFQENNFVSARPCYKGCILRCGRKAKVDKGPWMTPCHEGCEYETMTTFTAYLLNEDVDAAVHASWLCNEFGLDTISAGSVLAFAMDCFEKGILKPSDNEGSPLEWGDMEETLKLLRKIASREGLGDLLADGVKRAASELGKGAQELAVHVKGLEGPAHDPRSGKALGLSYGVANTGMNHIHPIEGMAWDSGKMDFGLISYGLPDPNEVDRYEEEGKGKAVKLLHDFGMMPDILGFCKFYVYAGVTVDDLADLMTALSGEDFTGEDLLKVGERAYNAQRAFNVREGVSKEDDLLPKKILSQPAFGKYAQKAECVISDYDKMLMEYYQARGWDENGRPTREKLKELGLDYLVR comes from the coding sequence ATGCAGGGATTGAAATCTGTATTTGGAAAGATGTTGAGGGTAGACCTTTCTACTGGCACATGCTTTGTTGAGAAAGCAGAAGAGAGAGCCTTGAACCTTTTCATGGGAGGAGCTGGGCTTGCTGCGGACATAATCTTAAAGGAAACAGAGGCCAAATATGACCCTTTAGGCAGTGAGGCTCCGCTAGTAATTGCCACTGGACCACTGACAGGTACCGGTGCACCAGGGTGCGGCAGTGTGGATTTGTGTTTCAAGTCACCTCTAACTGGCGTTTGGGGAGAATCCAGGAGCGGAAGCGATTTTGGGCCTGCTTTAAGGAAGGCCGGGATAGATGTAGTGGTTATAACAGGGAGAGCAGAAGAACCTTCTGTTTTGATAATAGATGAAGGAAGCTGGGAGGTTCGCCCATGGCCTGCTCTGAAGGGACTGAGCACCAGTAAGAAGACAAAGGCCATAAAAGATGAGCTGGGCGGCGATTTCGAAGTAGGCTGTATAGGTCCCGCCGGAGAGAACCTAGTTAAGTTTGCGTCGGTCATGTTTGGTGATGCTTCAAGGGCTGCTGGCAGAAGTGGTGCAGGAACTGTTATGGGATCCAAAAACCTTCTTGCCGTGGCAGTGAGGGGAAAGAAAAAGTTCCCCATCCGTGAAGCCCAAAAGTTCATGGCTCTGTGTAGAGATATAAGCCGAAGGCTGATAAGCGACCCGGGAAATGCCATATGGGCCCAAGAGGGAACAACAGGAGAGCTTGCCAGGGCAGATGCAGCGGGGGATTTCCCTACCAAAAACTGGGAAGCCAATTCGTGGGGCAAGGGCGCAGCGCTCTTTAAGCATTTTCAGGAGAACAATTTCGTGTCGGCAAGGCCTTGTTACAAGGGATGTATCTTGAGGTGCGGCAGGAAGGCAAAGGTTGACAAGGGGCCATGGATGACCCCTTGTCATGAGGGATGCGAATATGAGACCATGACCACCTTTACAGCTTACCTGCTCAACGAAGATGTGGATGCAGCAGTTCATGCCTCTTGGCTCTGCAACGAGTTTGGCCTTGATACCATATCGGCTGGTTCGGTGCTTGCCTTCGCCATGGACTGCTTTGAAAAGGGAATCCTAAAGCCCAGCGATAACGAGGGAAGCCCTCTTGAATGGGGGGACATGGAAGAGACACTGAAGCTCCTTAGAAAGATAGCTTCGAGGGAAGGCCTTGGAGATCTTTTGGCAGACGGGGTAAAAAGAGCAGCGTCCGAGCTTGGTAAAGGGGCACAAGAGCTTGCGGTCCACGTCAAAGGACTTGAAGGACCGGCCCATGACCCCCGTTCAGGCAAAGCGTTGGGGCTGTCCTACGGTGTTGCCAACACAGGAATGAACCACATCCACCCTATTGAGGGAATGGCTTGGGACTCAGGAAAGATGGACTTTGGCCTTATCTCCTATGGCCTGCCTGATCCCAATGAAGTGGATAGGTATGAAGAAGAGGGCAAGGGAAAAGCCGTAAAGCTCCTTCATGATTTTGGAATGATGCCAGATATCTTGGGCTTTTGCAAATTCTATGTCTATGCTGGAGTAACTGTAGATGACTTGGCAGATTTAATGACAGCGTTGTCGGGCGAAGATTTTACAGGCGAAGATCTTCTCAAGGTTGGAGAAAGGGCATATAACGCCCAAAGGGCCTTCAACGTGCGAGAAGGGGTAAGCAAAGAGGACGACCTTTTGCCTAAGAAAATTTTAAGCCAGCCTGCTTTTGGGAAGTACGCACAAAAGGCAGAATGCGTCATTTCCGATTACGATAAGATGCTCATGGAGTATTATCAGGCCCGAGGATGGGACGAAAATGGCCGTCCGACTAGGGAGAAGCTCAAGGAACTTGGGTTGGACTATTTGGTGAGGTGA
- a CDS encoding DNA-directed DNA polymerase (PFAM: Phosphoribosyl transferase domain; impB/mucB/samB family C-terminal; impB/mucB/samB family; IMS family HHH motif~COGs: COG0389 Nucleotidyltransferase/DNA polymerase involved in DNA repair~InterPro IPR017963: IPR001126~KEGG: lpn:lpg1703 SOS mutagenesis and repair UmuC protein~PFAM: UMUC domain protein DNA-repair protein~PRIAM: DNA-directed DNA polymerase~SPTR: DNA-directed DNA polymerase), with amino-acid sequence MLLALCDCNNFFVSCERVRDPSLEGRPVIVLSHNDGCVVARSNEAKALGIGMAVPFFTVKALCRKNRVVVLKGDHEYYRIMSRKVMKCLHLLVPEVEVSSIDEAYLHLTGIHKEDPVGFSRQVRNFIKEETGIPVSIGIGNTKTLAKAAGYIAKREELHEGVFWISSEEVAKEVLKRIPIEEVWGIGRKTAGKLRSIGLTSGYDLFVSDEKWILENFPALVWSTWKELRGVVCYPFTAERQPRKSIQIAPSFRHPVRELEEIWVALLEHVEEAALILRKEKLLCKSLQVSLHTNPYRTDLPQYNNSANIKLKVPSDCTHDLVEAAKEALEKIYKRGYLYRKVGLTLKDLIPRDMVQVTLFEEEKRKKKRLLMDAVDQVVNFLGKDALRLAATKTPRESHPMEDLKKFFPGKTPWDEGYALGVIRPCRNILQADLSDLEKLFKRFKHKAEYKAVKEIAALLAPKLLEISPHILVFVPPFGGRNRKEPLEILAEELTIRTRVPLAKEAFIKKRPVPELKKIPNPKERFNAVSNAYGFSKSVKVQGKRIVLLDDVVRSGASIFEASRVLKQEGRASWVAVLVLAVMQ; translated from the coding sequence GTGCTCTTAGCCCTATGCGACTGCAATAATTTTTTTGTTTCCTGCGAGAGAGTCAGGGACCCGTCTCTTGAAGGGCGGCCTGTCATTGTGCTTTCCCATAACGACGGCTGCGTAGTAGCAAGGTCCAACGAGGCAAAGGCACTAGGTATAGGTATGGCCGTTCCTTTTTTTACCGTAAAGGCCCTTTGCCGGAAAAATCGTGTTGTGGTTTTAAAAGGCGACCACGAGTACTACCGCATAATGTCGCGGAAAGTCATGAAGTGCCTTCACCTTTTGGTCCCTGAAGTTGAAGTTTCTTCAATAGACGAAGCCTACCTTCACCTAACGGGCATTCATAAAGAGGACCCGGTAGGCTTTTCCAGACAGGTGCGAAATTTCATCAAAGAAGAAACAGGCATTCCTGTTTCCATCGGCATAGGAAACACAAAGACCTTAGCCAAGGCAGCAGGGTACATAGCCAAAAGGGAAGAGCTTCACGAAGGAGTGTTCTGGATATCTTCCGAAGAAGTGGCCAAAGAGGTACTTAAAAGGATACCCATAGAGGAGGTTTGGGGTATAGGACGAAAGACTGCCGGTAAACTCCGCTCAATAGGGTTGACTTCAGGTTATGACCTTTTTGTTTCCGACGAAAAATGGATTTTAGAAAATTTTCCTGCCTTGGTATGGTCCACATGGAAAGAATTGAGAGGAGTGGTGTGCTACCCCTTCACGGCAGAGCGTCAGCCCAGAAAATCCATACAGATTGCCCCAAGTTTCAGGCACCCTGTGAGAGAATTGGAAGAAATATGGGTGGCCCTGTTGGAGCACGTAGAGGAAGCTGCCCTCATCCTCAGAAAAGAAAAACTTTTGTGCAAAAGCCTGCAGGTATCCCTTCATACAAACCCTTACAGGACGGACCTTCCTCAGTACAATAACAGCGCGAACATAAAACTGAAGGTCCCATCTGACTGCACTCACGACCTAGTCGAAGCGGCAAAGGAGGCACTGGAGAAGATATACAAGCGGGGCTACTTGTACAGGAAGGTAGGGCTCACCTTGAAAGACCTTATCCCCAGGGATATGGTCCAGGTAACCCTTTTCGAGGAAGAAAAACGCAAGAAAAAGCGGCTTCTTATGGATGCTGTGGATCAGGTCGTTAATTTTTTGGGAAAAGATGCCCTTCGTCTTGCTGCAACCAAAACGCCAAGAGAAAGCCACCCCATGGAGGATCTTAAAAAATTCTTCCCTGGTAAGACGCCTTGGGATGAGGGATATGCTCTGGGAGTTATAAGGCCGTGCAGAAATATCCTTCAAGCAGACCTTTCGGACCTCGAAAAACTCTTCAAGAGGTTTAAGCATAAAGCAGAATACAAGGCAGTGAAAGAAATAGCAGCCCTGTTAGCTCCCAAACTTTTAGAGATAAGTCCCCATATTTTGGTTTTTGTGCCACCTTTTGGCGGTAGAAACCGCAAGGAGCCATTGGAGATTTTGGCAGAGGAGTTGACTATTAGGACCAGAGTTCCTTTAGCCAAAGAGGCATTCATTAAAAAAAGGCCTGTGCCTGAGCTAAAGAAGATCCCCAATCCAAAGGAGAGATTCAACGCGGTGTCTAATGCCTACGGTTTTTCAAAGAGCGTAAAGGTCCAAGGAAAAAGGATTGTGCTTTTGGATGATGTTGTAAGGTCTGGGGCATCCATTTTCGAGGCCTCTAGGGTACTAAAGCAGGAAGGGCGCGCTAGCTGGGTAGCTGTGCTTGTGTTGGCAGTGATGCAGTAA
- a CDS encoding acyl-ACP thioesterase (PFAM: Acyl-ACP thioesterase~COGs: COG3884 Acyl-ACP thioesterase~InterPro IPR002864~KEGG: dat:HRM2_18760 acyl-acyl carrier protein thioesterase~PFAM: acyl-ACP thioesterase~SPTR: Acyl-acyl carrier protein thioesterase): MYEHNFRISYSQAGALGRLKLTGAMNLCQDIADDHAERVGVSVADLLKQSKTWVLHRFKMTIQTMPQRGDLVTIKTWYRPEKNLYSLRNFEMLDCNGKKLLSVQTSWVVVDMNRGRPLRLDRVMPEAYDKNKDENLEVSFQELLLPEKVDVKKTIQVAVTDLDMNFHVNNVHYLRWALDTIPVEILKEYKPKGVEIAFKRPAFYGDSVISEVGIDKNSCSILCRHHIYGEKDGQSMAVISTEWEKISREER, encoded by the coding sequence TTGTACGAACATAACTTCAGAATCAGCTATTCCCAGGCGGGGGCCTTGGGAAGGTTAAAGCTTACAGGTGCCATGAACTTGTGTCAGGATATTGCCGATGACCATGCTGAGAGAGTTGGAGTCTCAGTTGCGGATCTTTTAAAGCAAAGCAAAACATGGGTGCTTCATCGCTTCAAGATGACAATCCAGACCATGCCCCAAAGAGGCGACTTGGTTACCATAAAGACCTGGTACCGCCCAGAGAAAAACTTGTATTCTTTGAGAAACTTCGAGATGCTCGATTGTAACGGCAAAAAACTTTTGTCCGTTCAGACATCTTGGGTGGTAGTGGACATGAACAGGGGAAGGCCCTTGAGGCTGGACAGGGTCATGCCTGAGGCATACGATAAAAATAAGGATGAAAATTTGGAGGTTTCTTTCCAAGAGCTTCTTTTGCCGGAGAAAGTTGACGTAAAGAAAACTATCCAGGTCGCAGTCACCGATTTGGACATGAACTTCCATGTCAACAATGTCCATTATCTAAGGTGGGCACTGGATACCATTCCTGTTGAGATATTAAAAGAATACAAACCCAAAGGAGTTGAAATAGCATTCAAAAGGCCTGCTTTCTATGGAGATTCGGTGATTTCGGAGGTGGGGATAGACAAAAATTCTTGCTCTATTTTATGTCGCCACCATATATACGGGGAGAAAGATGGCCAATCCATGGCTGTAATAAGCACCGAGTGGGAGAAAATATCACGAGAGGAACGATAA
- a CDS encoding transposase mutator type (PFAM: Transposase, Mutator family~COGs: COG3328 Transposase and inactivated derivatives~InterPro IPR001207~KEGG: gwc:GWCH70_1766 transposase mutator type~PFAM: transposase mutator type~SPTR: Transposase mutator type), whose protein sequence is MAHYQVTVDCDLLQGLFIRDDGLARLVENIVNQILDAQATEQLRAKPYERTEERQGYRNGYRDKLLKSRVGELTLMVPRLRSGHFSTELFERYQRSEQALLLAMVEMVVNGVSTRKVRAVVDELCGTEFSKSTVSSLCKRLDDIVKEWNERDLSSQEYPFLLVDAIVIRVRKGGRVRLSSVLLATGINREGYREILGLMLGDSESEAAWSEFFGRLKERGLKGVDLVVSDDHKGLINAIETHFQGATWQRCQTHFIRNILDACPKSLQGDLHGRLRLIFDAPDMETARRLLNETIEAFGARAPKAVERLEAGFEDAMAVMALPGRYRKRLRTTNGVERLNQEIRRRERVIRIFPNEESAVRLIGAVLVEIDEVWTTGKRYFDMAEYWEWKANTEKQQKEVNNADTQVNVA, encoded by the coding sequence ATGGCTCACTACCAGGTTACCGTAGACTGTGATCTCTTGCAAGGATTATTTATTCGGGATGATGGATTGGCTCGGTTGGTGGAGAACATCGTGAATCAGATACTCGATGCTCAGGCTACCGAACAACTCAGGGCCAAGCCATACGAACGTACCGAAGAGCGGCAGGGGTACCGCAACGGGTATCGGGATAAGCTGCTCAAGTCTCGCGTAGGAGAACTTACGCTTATGGTTCCCCGTCTCCGGAGCGGGCACTTCTCCACGGAGCTTTTCGAGCGGTACCAGCGGAGCGAGCAGGCGCTCTTGCTGGCCATGGTCGAGATGGTCGTGAACGGCGTATCCACCAGGAAGGTAAGGGCGGTTGTTGATGAACTATGCGGCACGGAGTTCTCCAAATCCACCGTATCCAGCCTGTGCAAAAGACTGGACGACATCGTAAAGGAGTGGAACGAGCGAGATTTGAGCAGCCAGGAATACCCATTTCTCCTGGTAGATGCCATTGTCATCCGGGTGCGTAAAGGCGGCCGGGTACGGCTTTCAAGCGTACTTCTCGCTACAGGGATCAACCGGGAGGGATACCGGGAGATTTTAGGGCTTATGCTCGGGGATAGCGAATCAGAGGCTGCTTGGTCGGAGTTCTTCGGCCGGCTCAAGGAGCGCGGTCTCAAGGGAGTGGACTTGGTTGTTTCGGATGATCACAAGGGCTTGATCAATGCGATAGAAACCCACTTCCAAGGAGCGACATGGCAGCGGTGCCAGACCCACTTTATCCGGAACATCCTGGACGCCTGTCCTAAGAGCCTCCAGGGCGACCTGCACGGGCGACTGCGGTTGATCTTCGACGCGCCGGATATGGAGACGGCCAGGCGGTTGCTGAACGAAACGATAGAGGCCTTTGGCGCCCGGGCGCCAAAGGCGGTAGAGCGACTTGAAGCTGGTTTCGAGGACGCAATGGCGGTGATGGCACTACCAGGGCGCTACCGGAAGCGGCTGCGCACCACCAATGGAGTCGAGCGGCTCAACCAGGAGATCCGCCGGCGGGAGCGGGTGATCCGAATCTTCCCTAACGAGGAGTCGGCTGTGAGACTGATCGGAGCAGTGCTTGTAGAGATCGACGAGGTGTGGACCACAGGAAAGCGCTACTTTGATATGGCAGAGTATTGGGAGTGGAAGGCTAACACAGAAAAACAGCAGAAGGAGGTGAATAATGCCGATACCCAGGTAAATGTAGCTTAA
- a CDS encoding hypothetical protein (KEGG: cin:100184030 similar to predicted protein~SPTR: Putative uncharacterized protein), with protein MRNITDILFFRGDISPFLVHLTRDHEEMEAKEVLKEILDKRKLVAGRDSIRVKSKFVCKFPLADKITPF; from the coding sequence ATGAGGAATATTACGGATATTCTTTTTTTTAGAGGAGATATTTCCCCCTTTTTAGTTCACCTCACAAGGGACCATGAAGAAATGGAAGCTAAAGAAGTGCTGAAAGAAATTTTGGATAAAAGAAAACTTGTTGCAGGAAGAGATAGTATAAGGGTCAAGTCCAAATTTGTGTGTAAATTCCCTCTGGCAGATAAGATCACCCCGTTTTAA
- a CDS encoding major facilitator superfamily MFS_1 (PFAM: Major Facilitator Superfamily~COGs: COG2814 Arabinose efflux permease~InterPro IPR011701: IPR000917~KEGG: net:Neut_0214 major facilitator transporter~PFAM: major facilitator superfamily MFS_1~SPTR: Major facilitator superfamily MFS_1;~manually curated) yields the protein MNAKRSLKQMPISIWVLGLVSLFMDISSEMIHSLLPLFLVGTLGASTITVGLIEGLAESTALIVKVFSGVISDYIGKRKLLAVAGYGLAALTKPLFAVAPSVSTVLAARLLDRVGKGIRGAPRDALVADLAPPHMRGAAFGLRQSLDTLGALLGPLLAMSLMLLWGNNFRAVFWTAVIPGTLAVALLVIGVPETKHQFTQKRTNPISKNNLKRLNSSYWWVVGIGSFLSLARFSGAFLLLRAQQGGIPIAYVPLVMACMNMVFSGSAYPFGKLSDRMKHSNLLILGLIVLIAADIVLASNVSWVAIFTGVSLWGLHMGMTQGLLSAMIAHTSPADLRGTAYGFFNLISGVSALIASLAAGFLWENLGASFTFYTGAGLATTALVGLAIKAHKT from the coding sequence GTGAACGCAAAAAGGTCGTTAAAGCAAATGCCAATAAGTATTTGGGTGCTCGGGTTGGTAAGCCTTTTTATGGACATCTCGTCCGAAATGATTCATAGTCTACTCCCTTTGTTTCTTGTTGGAACCTTAGGAGCAAGCACTATTACTGTTGGGCTTATAGAAGGCCTTGCTGAATCTACCGCCCTTATCGTAAAGGTATTTTCAGGGGTGATTAGCGATTACATAGGGAAACGTAAACTTTTAGCCGTTGCGGGATATGGCCTAGCAGCTTTGACAAAACCGCTCTTTGCCGTAGCACCTTCCGTATCCACAGTTTTGGCAGCTCGCCTACTGGACCGCGTAGGCAAAGGAATAAGAGGCGCCCCAAGGGATGCCCTAGTAGCGGATTTAGCCCCACCTCATATGCGTGGTGCTGCCTTTGGACTACGCCAGTCCCTGGATACTTTAGGGGCGCTACTGGGCCCCCTGTTGGCAATGTCATTGATGCTCCTATGGGGCAATAACTTTCGTGCAGTGTTCTGGACTGCAGTAATACCTGGAACCTTGGCTGTCGCTCTGTTAGTCATCGGCGTACCAGAAACAAAACATCAATTTACCCAGAAGAGAACCAACCCTATTAGCAAAAACAATCTCAAGCGGCTTAACAGTTCTTATTGGTGGGTTGTAGGTATAGGTTCATTTCTTAGCCTAGCTCGCTTCAGTGGAGCATTTCTCCTGCTCCGAGCGCAACAAGGAGGAATTCCAATAGCATATGTGCCTTTGGTGATGGCTTGTATGAATATGGTCTTTTCCGGCTCTGCCTATCCTTTCGGCAAGCTTTCAGACCGAATGAAACATAGCAACCTTCTAATACTGGGGCTTATTGTACTGATCGCAGCCGATATTGTGCTGGCCTCAAATGTAAGTTGGGTTGCTATTTTTACAGGCGTCTCCCTCTGGGGGCTTCACATGGGAATGACTCAGGGCCTGCTTTCGGCCATGATAGCCCATACCTCACCTGCCGACCTACGAGGCACTGCCTACGGTTTTTTCAACTTGATAAGTGGCGTTTCTGCTCTGATTGCAAGCCTGGCAGCAGGTTTTTTGTGGGAAAACCTAGGTGCATCTTTCACTTTCTACACGGGAGCAGGCTTAGCCACTACAGCGCTTGTGGGCCTTGCAATTAAGGCACATAAGACCTAG
- a CDS encoding protein of unknown function DUF125 transmembrane (PFAM: VIT family; Rubrerythrin~COGs: COG1814 Uncharacterized membrane protein~InterPro IPR008217~KEGG: tna:CTN_0174 hypothetical protein~PFAM: protein of unknown function DUF125 transmembrane~SPTR: Rubrerythrin family protein): MKGISKSTKETLLKLQQNEITEHHIYKLLARKMEGKNQKVLLKIASDEKRHAETWRAYTETAAKPNMLKVLFYLVLAFLFGVTFAIKIMERGEQSAEEAYQSISKEIPEAEQIAKEEDEHEKALIDMLDEERLKYIGSMVLGLNDALVELSGALAGFTFALTENRLVGVAGLITGIAATLSMGASEYLSQRSESGELHPLKAAIYTGIAYLITVTLLVAPYFIVPNVYLALLWALFDAFLVILFFSYFVSVVKDTPFRPALLEMTCISFGVAAVSFGIGLLARRFIPVDL, encoded by the coding sequence GTGAAAGGTATATCTAAATCAACCAAGGAAACTTTGCTCAAACTTCAGCAGAACGAGATAACTGAACATCATATTTACAAGCTCCTTGCTCGCAAGATGGAGGGAAAAAACCAAAAGGTCCTGCTCAAAATCGCATCCGACGAAAAGCGCCACGCAGAAACGTGGAGAGCCTACACCGAGACTGCCGCAAAGCCCAACATGCTAAAGGTCCTTTTTTATTTGGTGCTGGCCTTTTTGTTCGGGGTAACCTTCGCGATAAAGATAATGGAGCGAGGCGAACAGTCTGCAGAGGAAGCTTATCAGTCCATCTCAAAGGAAATACCTGAGGCTGAACAGATTGCAAAAGAAGAGGACGAACACGAAAAGGCCCTGATAGATATGCTTGACGAAGAAAGGCTAAAGTACATTGGCTCCATGGTCTTGGGGCTGAACGACGCCCTTGTTGAACTTTCTGGTGCCCTTGCAGGGTTTACTTTCGCCCTTACAGAAAACCGGCTCGTAGGCGTCGCAGGGCTTATAACGGGCATCGCTGCTACCTTATCTATGGGAGCATCGGAATATCTCTCCCAACGCTCAGAATCGGGGGAACTCCACCCCCTTAAGGCTGCCATTTACACAGGAATCGCCTATCTGATAACGGTTACTCTGCTCGTCGCCCCCTATTTCATAGTTCCCAACGTCTACCTTGCCCTGCTTTGGGCTCTTTTCGACGCCTTTTTGGTTATATTGTTCTTCTCCTACTTCGTTTCGGTAGTTAAAGACACTCCCTTCAGGCCTGCCCTGCTGGAAATGACCTGTATAAGTTTCGGCGTAGCCGCGGTGTCCTTCGGCATTGGGCTTCTTGCAAGAAGGTTCATTCCTGTAGACCTGTGA